A region from the Corallococcus caeni genome encodes:
- a CDS encoding ABC transporter substrate-binding protein, with the protein MRFARALLPLALLVACSSEPRPRPPGVLFVSVEQQSAWVRNFNPLFAGAGARWPTRAGVYECMEIFSSAQGKWVPWLATGHAWSEDQRTLRFTLRDGVLWSDGKPFSADDVVFTFGLLKQHPALDAGGVWRFLTDVKAEGQGTVAFTFSRVYLPGFSDLAHQIIVPRHVWKDVADPVTFTNPEPVATGPFTQVTLFRNQVYELGRNPHYWQPGKPAVSALRFLAFPTNDQANMALVEGEVDWAGNFVPAVDRTFVSRDPAHHARWFPLYGSTVFLYPNTTRPPLDDVRVRKALSMALDRDRLVEVAMYGYTRPADATALNDAYTGWKDPQVAKDAWTHHDLDAANKLLDEAGLTRGADGMRRLKDGQPFALDLEVVSGWSDWVRAGQVVGRDLRKLGIGVTLKTYEFGTWFTRLQRGEFQLAISWSLDGPTPYNFYKWLLSPRTVRPVGEVAAANWHRMGDAQADELLVRFERAGTLEEQHALMSQVQQRFSATAPAIPLFPNPSWGESNSLRFTGFPTEQNPYARLAPHAEPDSLLVLTELTPRER; encoded by the coding sequence GTGAGGTTCGCCCGCGCGCTCCTGCCGCTGGCCTTGCTGGTGGCGTGCTCGTCGGAGCCGCGCCCCCGGCCACCGGGCGTGCTGTTCGTCTCCGTGGAGCAGCAGAGCGCGTGGGTGCGCAATTTCAACCCGCTGTTCGCGGGCGCCGGTGCGCGCTGGCCCACCCGGGCGGGCGTGTACGAGTGCATGGAGATCTTCAGCTCCGCGCAGGGCAAGTGGGTGCCGTGGCTCGCCACCGGCCACGCGTGGTCGGAGGACCAGCGCACGCTGCGCTTCACCTTGCGCGACGGCGTCCTCTGGTCCGACGGCAAGCCCTTCAGCGCGGACGACGTCGTCTTCACCTTCGGCCTGCTCAAGCAGCACCCGGCGCTGGACGCGGGCGGCGTGTGGCGCTTCCTCACGGACGTGAAGGCGGAAGGGCAGGGCACCGTCGCCTTCACCTTCTCGCGCGTGTACCTGCCGGGCTTCAGCGACCTGGCGCACCAGATCATCGTGCCCCGGCACGTCTGGAAGGACGTCGCGGATCCGGTGACGTTCACCAACCCGGAGCCGGTGGCCACCGGGCCCTTCACCCAGGTGACGCTGTTCCGCAACCAGGTCTACGAGCTGGGCCGGAACCCGCACTACTGGCAGCCCGGCAAGCCCGCGGTGTCCGCGCTGCGCTTCCTCGCGTTCCCCACCAACGACCAGGCCAACATGGCGCTCGTGGAGGGGGAGGTGGACTGGGCGGGCAACTTCGTGCCGGCGGTGGACCGCACCTTCGTGTCGCGCGACCCCGCGCACCACGCGCGTTGGTTCCCGCTCTACGGCAGCACCGTCTTCCTCTACCCCAACACCACGCGCCCGCCGCTGGATGACGTCCGCGTGCGCAAGGCGCTGAGCATGGCGCTGGACCGCGACCGGCTGGTGGAGGTGGCCATGTACGGCTACACCCGCCCCGCGGACGCCACCGCGCTCAACGACGCGTACACCGGCTGGAAGGACCCGCAGGTCGCGAAGGACGCGTGGACGCACCACGACCTGGACGCGGCGAACAAGCTCCTGGACGAGGCGGGCCTCACGCGCGGCGCGGACGGGATGCGGCGCCTGAAGGACGGGCAGCCCTTCGCGCTGGACCTGGAGGTGGTGAGCGGGTGGTCGGACTGGGTGCGGGCGGGGCAGGTGGTGGGCCGCGACCTGCGCAAGCTGGGCATCGGCGTGACGCTCAAGACGTACGAGTTCGGCACCTGGTTCACGCGCCTGCAGAGGGGCGAGTTCCAGCTGGCCATCTCGTGGTCGCTGGACGGCCCCACGCCGTACAACTTCTACAAGTGGCTCTTGTCGCCGCGCACGGTGCGGCCGGTGGGCGAGGTGGCCGCGGCCAACTGGCACCGCATGGGCGACGCGCAGGCGGATGAGCTGCTCGTGCGCTTCGAGCGCGCCGGCACGCTGGAGGAGCAGCACGCGCTGATGTCCCAGGTGCAGCAGCGCTTCTCCGCCACCGCGCCCGCGATTCCCCTGTTCCCGAACCCGTCCTGGGGCGAGTCCAACTCCCTGCGCTTCACGGGCTTCCCCACCGAGCAGAACCCCTACGCGCGGCTCGCGCCGCACGCGGAGCCTGACAGCCTGCTGGTGCTGACGGAGCTGACTCCGAGGGAGCGCTGA
- a CDS encoding ABC transporter permease, with the protein MGRYILRRLGFYLIAAWASLTLNFIIPRLAPGDPAAAMFARFEGKVAPEAMGALKAAFGFTDAPLYAQYFTYLKHLVQGDLGMSYAYFPARVTEVIGTGLMWTVGLAGVAVIISFVVGSFLGVLAAWNRGGWLDSGLAPALAFLGAFPYFWLAMLALYLFGFVLGWFPLRHAYGHDMEPGLSFAFAADVARHAVLPASSIVVATLGGWMLGMRNTMVATLGTDSIRLAHARGLPPRQVMLRYAARNALLPNVTSFGMAVGFVLSGSLLTEIVFSYPGTGYLLILAVRNQDYPLMQGLFLVITLAVLAANFAVDLLCLWLDPRTRAHA; encoded by the coding sequence ATGGGCCGCTACATCCTCCGGCGACTGGGCTTCTACCTCATCGCCGCGTGGGCCTCGCTCACGCTCAACTTCATCATCCCGCGGCTGGCCCCCGGCGACCCGGCGGCGGCCATGTTCGCGCGCTTCGAGGGCAAGGTGGCCCCGGAGGCGATGGGCGCGCTGAAGGCCGCGTTCGGCTTCACGGACGCGCCGCTCTACGCCCAGTACTTCACCTACCTGAAGCACCTGGTGCAGGGCGACCTGGGCATGTCCTACGCGTACTTCCCCGCGCGGGTGACGGAGGTGATTGGCACCGGCCTGATGTGGACGGTGGGGCTGGCGGGCGTGGCGGTCATCATCAGCTTCGTGGTGGGGTCGTTCCTGGGCGTGCTCGCCGCGTGGAACCGGGGTGGGTGGCTGGACTCGGGGCTGGCGCCCGCGCTCGCGTTCCTGGGGGCCTTCCCGTACTTCTGGCTGGCGATGCTGGCGCTCTACCTCTTCGGCTTCGTGCTGGGGTGGTTCCCGCTGCGCCACGCGTACGGGCACGACATGGAGCCGGGGCTGTCGTTCGCGTTCGCCGCGGACGTGGCCCGCCACGCGGTGCTGCCCGCGTCCTCCATCGTGGTGGCCACGCTGGGCGGGTGGATGCTGGGCATGCGCAACACGATGGTGGCCACGCTGGGCACGGACTCCATCCGCTTGGCGCACGCGCGCGGCCTGCCGCCCCGTCAGGTGATGCTGCGCTACGCGGCCCGCAACGCGCTGTTGCCCAACGTCACCAGCTTCGGCATGGCGGTGGGCTTCGTGCTGTCCGGTTCGCTGCTCACGGAGATCGTCTTCTCCTATCCGGGCACGGGCTACCTGCTCATCCTCGCCGTGCGCAACCAGGACTACCCGCTGATGCAGGGGCTGTTCCTGGTCATCACCCTGGCGGTGCTCGCGGCGAACTTCGCCGTGGACCTCCTCTGCCTCTGGTTGGACCCGAGGACCCGCGCCCATGCGTGA
- a CDS encoding dipeptide/oligopeptide/nickel ABC transporter permease/ATP-binding protein, translating to MRDFLRRLSRHRKAAVGGSLLVFFLLLAVVGPFFVMDPTDLVGRPHQPPNAAHWFGTTGQGQDVLAQTVVGARETLAVGFAVGALVTLVGALVGVTAGYLGRRVDDVLSLTTNVFLVIPGMPLAIVLGAYLPSGPLRMVAVLTVAGWAWNARVFRAESLALRGRDFVSAAVVTGESHARIVSRELLPNMASLLGSSFIGNTLYAVGAQVGLEFLGLGDVSTVTWGTNLYWAGNDAALLTRSWWIFVPTGVCIALVGFALTLLSSAIDEMTNPALRVHKAAPLPGGPVTRAHLERPVPGVLLRVEDLCIDYATEKGASRVVDSVSFDVAPGEVFGLAGESGSGKSTIGSALLGLLPASARVTQGRILFNGMDVTALEGAALRAFRWRQVSMVFQSAMSALNPVLTLGEQFHDTLAAHGRVSRGTSYARARELLGMVGLSPDLVTAWPHQLSGGMRQRVGIALALALEPRLIIMDEPTTALDVVVQKELLQRMVELKQRLGFAMLFITHDLPLLLALSDRVGVLQGGKLVEVDTSANLRAGARHPYTQLLLSSFPHLSAKDAAPRPVQAPELSVSRPSTRIAAIPGGHR from the coding sequence ATGCGTGACTTCCTGCGAAGGCTCTCCCGCCACCGGAAGGCGGCGGTGGGCGGCAGCCTGCTCGTGTTCTTCCTGCTGCTGGCGGTGGTGGGGCCCTTCTTCGTGATGGACCCCACGGACCTGGTCGGCCGGCCGCATCAGCCGCCCAACGCGGCGCACTGGTTCGGCACCACGGGGCAGGGGCAGGACGTGCTCGCGCAGACGGTGGTGGGCGCACGCGAGACGCTGGCGGTGGGCTTCGCGGTGGGCGCGCTCGTCACGCTGGTGGGCGCGCTGGTGGGCGTCACCGCGGGCTACCTGGGCCGCCGCGTGGACGACGTGCTGTCGCTCACCACCAACGTGTTCCTGGTGATCCCCGGCATGCCGCTGGCCATCGTGCTGGGCGCGTACCTGCCGTCCGGCCCGCTGCGCATGGTGGCGGTGCTGACCGTCGCGGGCTGGGCCTGGAACGCGCGCGTGTTCCGCGCGGAGTCGCTGGCCCTGCGCGGGCGCGACTTCGTGTCCGCGGCGGTGGTGACGGGGGAGAGCCACGCGCGCATCGTGTCGCGGGAGCTGTTGCCCAACATGGCGTCGCTGCTGGGCTCGTCGTTCATCGGGAACACGCTCTACGCGGTGGGTGCGCAGGTGGGCCTGGAGTTCCTGGGCCTGGGCGACGTCAGCACGGTGACGTGGGGCACCAACCTGTACTGGGCCGGCAACGACGCGGCGCTGCTCACGCGCTCCTGGTGGATCTTCGTCCCCACTGGCGTGTGCATCGCGCTGGTGGGCTTCGCGCTCACGCTGCTGAGCTCCGCCATCGACGAGATGACCAACCCCGCGCTGCGCGTGCACAAGGCCGCGCCGCTGCCCGGAGGCCCCGTCACCCGTGCGCACCTGGAGCGGCCGGTGCCGGGCGTGCTCCTGCGCGTGGAGGACCTGTGCATCGACTACGCGACGGAGAAGGGCGCCTCGCGCGTGGTGGACTCGGTGTCGTTCGACGTGGCGCCCGGCGAGGTGTTCGGCCTGGCGGGCGAGTCCGGCAGCGGCAAGTCCACCATCGGCTCCGCGCTCCTGGGCCTGCTGCCTGCCTCCGCGCGCGTCACGCAGGGACGCATCCTCTTCAACGGCATGGACGTCACCGCGCTGGAGGGCGCGGCCCTGCGCGCGTTCCGCTGGCGTCAGGTGTCCATGGTGTTCCAGAGCGCCATGAGCGCGCTCAACCCGGTGCTCACGCTGGGCGAGCAGTTCCACGACACGCTCGCGGCGCACGGCCGCGTGTCGCGCGGCACGTCCTACGCCCGCGCGCGGGAGCTGCTGGGCATGGTGGGCCTGTCGCCGGACCTGGTGACGGCGTGGCCGCACCAGCTCTCCGGCGGCATGCGTCAGCGCGTGGGCATCGCGCTGGCGCTGGCCCTGGAGCCCCGGCTGATCATCATGGACGAGCCCACCACGGCGCTGGACGTCGTGGTGCAGAAGGAGCTGCTCCAGCGCATGGTAGAGCTCAAGCAGCGGCTGGGCTTCGCCATGCTCTTCATCACGCATGACCTGCCGCTCCTGCTCGCGCTGTCGGACCGCGTGGGCGTGCTCCAGGGCGGCAAGCTGGTGGAGGTGGACACGTCCGCCAACCTGCGCGCCGGGGCCCGTCACCCGTACACGCAGCTGCTGTTGTCCTCGTTCCCGCACCTGTCCGCGAAGGACGCCGCGCCGCGGCCGGTGCAGGCACCGGAGCTGTCCGTGTCCCGGCCGTCCACGCGCATCGCCGCCATCCCCGGAGGTCACCGATGA
- a CDS encoding ABC transporter ATP-binding protein — protein sequence MSAPLLEAEGLTRSYLGGGFFSRERKPILKGVSFSLQPGEIVALVGESGSGKSTLARLLARLDMPDAGQLRLAGRDVLADGSAQASLDYRGRVQMVFQDPFASLNPVHTVAYHLERPLVRHGRVPRSGLRTKVLSLLESVGLTPAEAFAKRYPHELSGGQRQRVAVARALAVEPQVIIADEPTSMLDVSTRKGVLQLLRGLTQERGIGILFITHDLASARHLADRILVLYAGTVVEAGRADEVLRQPRHPYTKLLLSAVPDGDDFLQAALPVRPTTQAPPLVGCPFSPRCPVSEPRCSTLTPPDVLPAANHLVRCHLEVPKGVSADASVSS from the coding sequence ATGAGCGCCCCCCTCCTGGAGGCGGAAGGGCTCACCCGCAGCTACCTGGGCGGCGGCTTCTTCTCCCGCGAGCGCAAGCCCATCTTGAAGGGCGTGTCCTTCTCCCTCCAGCCGGGGGAGATCGTCGCGCTGGTGGGCGAGTCCGGCAGCGGCAAGTCCACGCTGGCGCGGCTCCTGGCCCGGCTGGACATGCCGGACGCGGGCCAGCTGCGGCTCGCCGGACGCGACGTGCTGGCGGACGGCAGTGCGCAGGCGTCGCTCGACTACCGGGGCCGCGTGCAGATGGTGTTCCAGGATCCGTTCGCGTCCCTCAACCCCGTGCATACGGTGGCGTATCACCTGGAGCGGCCGCTCGTGCGCCACGGCCGGGTGCCCAGGTCCGGCTTGCGCACGAAGGTGCTGTCGCTGCTGGAGTCCGTGGGCCTGACGCCCGCGGAGGCCTTCGCGAAGCGCTACCCGCATGAGCTGTCCGGCGGCCAGCGCCAGCGCGTGGCGGTGGCGCGCGCCCTGGCGGTGGAGCCGCAGGTCATCATCGCGGACGAGCCCACGTCGATGCTGGACGTGTCCACGCGCAAGGGCGTGCTCCAGCTCTTGCGCGGCCTCACGCAGGAGCGCGGCATCGGCATCCTGTTCATCACCCACGACCTGGCGAGCGCGCGTCACCTGGCCGACCGCATCCTCGTGCTCTACGCGGGCACGGTGGTGGAGGCGGGCAGGGCGGACGAGGTGCTGCGCCAGCCGCGCCACCCGTACACGAAGCTGCTGCTGTCCGCGGTGCCGGACGGGGACGACTTCCTCCAGGCCGCGCTGCCGGTGCGCCCCACCACGCAGGCGCCGCCGCTCGTGGGCTGTCCCTTCTCCCCGCGCTGCCCGGTGTCCGAGCCGCGCTGCTCCACCCTCACTCCTCCCGACGTCCTCCCGGCCGCGAATCACCTCGTCCGCTGCCACCTTGAAGTTCCGAAAGGAGTCTCCGCCGATGCGTCAGTTTCCTCCTGA
- a CDS encoding GH1 family beta-glucosidase, whose product MRQFPPDFLWGVATSAYQIEGATRVDGRGESIWDRFAATPGKIQDKSDGSVACEHYRRWPEDIELMRWMGLKSYRFSIAWPRILPEGRGRVNTVGVDFYSRLVDSLLGAGIEPFVTLYHWDLPQVLEDQGGWPARATGDAFVEYADVISRALGDRVKRWITHNEPWCISYLGYGNGEHAPGHKDWSKMLAAAHTLLVSHGNAVKVLRSNVQRAEVGITLNLTPGEPASPSPEDADATRDFDGGFNRWFLEPLYGRGYPQDTLEDHVKAGRIPSSHLDFIQPGDLETIATPTDFLGVNFYSRAVLRSNRIPEAQNAPRTVFVRPDKTDMDWEVCPASLTRLLVHLEKEYQPGPIYITENGCAYSTAPSADGRVHDVQRVEYLRGHLEACSDAIAQGVNLAGYFAWSLLDNFEWAYGYTKRFGLVWVDYATQQRIPKDSAHLYRDVVAQNGLDVEQAA is encoded by the coding sequence ATGCGTCAGTTTCCTCCTGACTTCCTCTGGGGCGTGGCCACCTCCGCGTATCAGATTGAAGGCGCCACCCGCGTGGACGGCCGGGGCGAGTCCATCTGGGACCGCTTCGCCGCCACCCCGGGGAAGATCCAAGACAAGTCCGACGGCTCGGTGGCCTGTGAGCACTACCGCCGCTGGCCGGAGGACATCGAGCTGATGCGCTGGATGGGGCTGAAGTCCTACCGCTTCTCCATCGCGTGGCCGCGCATCCTCCCGGAGGGCCGCGGCCGGGTGAACACCGTGGGCGTGGACTTCTACTCGCGCCTCGTGGACTCGCTGCTGGGCGCGGGAATCGAGCCCTTCGTCACGCTCTACCACTGGGACCTGCCGCAGGTGCTGGAGGACCAGGGCGGCTGGCCCGCGCGCGCCACCGGTGACGCGTTCGTGGAGTACGCGGACGTCATCAGCCGCGCGCTGGGTGACCGCGTGAAGCGGTGGATCACCCACAACGAGCCCTGGTGCATCAGCTACCTGGGCTACGGCAACGGCGAGCACGCCCCGGGCCACAAGGACTGGTCCAAGATGCTGGCCGCGGCGCACACGCTGCTGGTGTCGCACGGCAACGCGGTGAAGGTGCTGCGCTCCAACGTGCAGCGCGCGGAGGTGGGCATCACCCTCAACCTCACGCCGGGCGAGCCCGCGTCGCCCAGCCCGGAGGACGCGGACGCGACCCGCGACTTCGACGGCGGCTTCAACCGCTGGTTCCTGGAGCCGCTCTACGGCCGGGGCTACCCGCAGGACACCCTCGAGGACCACGTGAAGGCGGGCCGCATCCCGTCCTCGCACCTGGACTTCATCCAGCCCGGCGACCTGGAGACCATCGCCACGCCCACCGACTTCCTGGGCGTGAACTTCTACTCGCGCGCGGTCCTGCGCAGCAACCGCATCCCGGAGGCGCAGAACGCGCCGCGCACGGTGTTCGTGCGCCCGGACAAGACGGACATGGACTGGGAGGTGTGCCCGGCCTCCCTCACGCGCCTGCTGGTGCACCTGGAGAAGGAGTACCAGCCCGGCCCCATCTACATCACGGAGAACGGCTGCGCGTACTCCACGGCTCCCAGCGCGGATGGCCGCGTGCACGACGTGCAGCGCGTGGAGTACCTGCGCGGGCACCTGGAGGCGTGCAGTGACGCCATCGCGCAGGGCGTGAACCTGGCGGGTTACTTCGCGTGGTCGCTGCTGGACAACTTCGAGTGGGCCTACGGGTACACCAAGCGCTTCGGCCTGGTGTGGGTGGACTACGCCACCCAGCAGCGCATCCCGAAGGACAGCGCCCATCTCTATCGCGACGTCGTGGCCCAGAACGGCCTGGACGTGGAGCAGGCCGCTTGA
- a CDS encoding glycoside hydrolase family 2 TIM barrel-domain containing protein: MKRLFLTTCLALCGGTQAFAQVSGAGAPVQSPPAAQPPSAGPVDAAAPAPATPEQQAPAPVTPTVPAPQASAPSDAKRTTVTRVIHDERGFKLQVDGKDFPIHGVNWGYTPIGENYRYSLWTQPEDFIKQVLAKEMGMLRDAGINAIRQFDDIPPVWVEYIYRNYGIYTMLNPLMGRYGHPVNGVMVVNIDYSNPEHRKAILGALAEKVEVYRDVPGVLMWLLGNENNYGLHWTSFEIEALPGHEDAARAESLYSLYGEAARTVKKRDTSHPVSIANGDLQYIDLIARHCQDLDVLGTNVYRGPTARDLFAEVKAKLNKPVFFSEFGADAYDARAGREDHVAQAEYLRTQWEQIYLEGYGQGLSGTALGGFVFQWVDGWWKHGQEANLSIHDTTATWPNGGYAADFVPGQNNMNEEWFGIAALGPPDANGISGIQPRTAYYVLQAAFRLDPYAPTTTPDVIRDFFANIRPSALTSGYTSSVALARTDELSAVRVSNLRLLLDSSLSRGSIATVRPNQGSADHTESIFFDLALQPTSGVYGRASFNVVGNVAQNRLNNLFYENRGTPSTPTAGQVPVGPGAPAREQSPLDRFALYQAEFKVDRSDFALEGYYRTGHYHWGEEGDFFNLYREANYGPNLDIYHGNAPFGVVFSGKKAIDGLKIAVGPELYWGANPSVVAKYRNTVGPVNVTLVHQEDLAQGASSATASVVRERIARRTALNFQYATGKLVLDVGGLLSAPQRIGETFTYTRSVDPGAPSYRNSGYDVLQDKVQFLDTLGAKARLTYDMGAVRWLVQSSIRGLVADSGPEQGNIITGWSLRESGRGNHYAGQLGAALQFGVIQVSPNLLYQKPLVGPNPTIPDAYDPASGQYYAGVRPRSVLSDAFSVLDNRETLGGELLITFDPTPGTWFWSWDRDMREDAPFAAGLDIVYRHQPTSRDAGIAILADGSTIAFGSAPVARDEWETSLRLVGNPSQRLRLYGTAFVGSNQSSGEDSRQIHRFGLDGSVLYDTLLLAAQLHFNDWGPYDYHRVFNLTYPVQLGGDLSYGLKKPVLGAVSTRFGLRGLVRMLDEYSEGLNDRGITEGLKGREYEVGAYAILSL; encoded by the coding sequence TTGAAAAGGCTCTTCCTGACGACGTGTCTGGCGCTGTGCGGCGGCACCCAGGCTTTCGCCCAGGTGTCCGGTGCGGGCGCTCCCGTGCAGTCACCGCCCGCGGCGCAGCCGCCCTCGGCCGGCCCCGTGGACGCCGCCGCGCCCGCGCCCGCGACGCCCGAGCAGCAGGCTCCGGCTCCGGTGACGCCCACTGTGCCCGCGCCCCAGGCCTCCGCGCCTTCGGACGCGAAGCGCACGACGGTGACGCGGGTCATCCACGACGAGCGCGGCTTCAAGCTCCAGGTGGACGGCAAGGACTTCCCCATCCACGGCGTGAACTGGGGCTACACGCCCATCGGTGAGAACTACCGGTACTCGCTCTGGACGCAGCCGGAGGACTTCATCAAGCAGGTGCTGGCGAAGGAGATGGGGATGCTCCGCGACGCGGGCATCAACGCCATCCGCCAGTTCGACGACATCCCGCCCGTCTGGGTCGAGTACATCTACCGGAACTACGGCATCTACACGATGCTCAACCCGCTGATGGGACGCTATGGCCACCCGGTGAACGGGGTCATGGTCGTCAACATCGACTACTCGAACCCGGAGCACCGCAAGGCCATCCTCGGCGCGCTCGCCGAGAAGGTGGAGGTCTACCGGGACGTGCCCGGCGTCCTCATGTGGCTGCTGGGCAACGAGAACAACTACGGCCTGCACTGGACGTCGTTCGAAATCGAAGCCCTGCCGGGCCACGAGGACGCCGCGCGCGCGGAGTCGCTCTATTCGCTCTACGGCGAGGCGGCCCGCACGGTGAAGAAGCGGGACACGAGCCACCCCGTGTCCATCGCCAACGGCGACCTCCAGTACATCGACCTCATCGCCAGGCACTGCCAGGACCTGGACGTGCTGGGCACGAACGTCTACCGCGGCCCCACCGCGCGCGACCTGTTCGCGGAGGTGAAGGCCAAGCTCAACAAGCCGGTGTTCTTCTCCGAGTTCGGCGCGGACGCCTACGACGCCCGCGCGGGCCGCGAGGACCACGTGGCGCAGGCGGAGTACCTGCGCACGCAGTGGGAGCAGATCTACCTGGAGGGCTACGGCCAGGGGCTGTCCGGCACCGCGCTGGGCGGCTTCGTGTTCCAGTGGGTGGACGGCTGGTGGAAGCATGGCCAGGAAGCCAACCTGTCCATCCACGACACCACCGCGACGTGGCCCAACGGCGGCTACGCGGCCGACTTCGTCCCCGGTCAGAACAACATGAACGAGGAGTGGTTCGGCATCGCGGCCCTGGGCCCGCCGGACGCCAACGGCATCAGCGGCATCCAGCCGCGCACGGCCTACTACGTCCTCCAGGCCGCGTTCCGGCTGGACCCGTACGCGCCCACCACGACGCCGGACGTCATCCGCGACTTCTTCGCCAACATCCGTCCGTCCGCGCTCACCAGCGGCTACACGTCGTCGGTGGCGCTGGCGCGCACGGACGAACTGAGCGCGGTGCGGGTGTCCAACCTGCGGCTGCTGCTGGACAGCTCGCTGTCGCGCGGCAGCATCGCGACGGTGCGGCCCAACCAGGGTTCGGCGGACCACACCGAGTCCATCTTCTTCGACCTGGCGTTGCAGCCCACCAGCGGCGTCTACGGCCGCGCGTCGTTCAACGTCGTGGGCAACGTGGCGCAGAACCGGCTCAACAACCTGTTCTACGAGAACCGCGGCACGCCCTCCACGCCCACCGCGGGCCAGGTCCCCGTGGGCCCCGGCGCCCCGGCGCGCGAGCAGTCCCCGCTGGATCGCTTCGCCCTGTACCAGGCGGAGTTCAAGGTGGACCGCTCGGACTTCGCGCTGGAGGGCTACTACCGCACCGGCCACTACCACTGGGGCGAGGAGGGTGACTTCTTCAACCTCTACCGCGAGGCCAACTACGGGCCGAACCTGGACATCTACCACGGCAACGCGCCCTTCGGCGTGGTGTTCAGCGGCAAGAAGGCCATCGACGGCCTGAAGATCGCCGTCGGGCCGGAGCTGTACTGGGGCGCCAACCCCTCCGTGGTGGCGAAGTACCGCAACACCGTGGGCCCGGTGAACGTGACGCTGGTGCACCAGGAGGACCTGGCGCAGGGCGCGTCGTCCGCCACGGCCTCCGTGGTGCGCGAGCGCATCGCGCGCAGGACGGCGCTCAACTTCCAGTACGCCACCGGCAAGCTGGTGCTGGACGTGGGCGGCCTGCTCTCCGCGCCCCAGCGCATCGGCGAGACGTTCACGTACACGCGCAGTGTCGACCCGGGCGCCCCCAGCTACCGCAACAGCGGCTACGACGTGCTCCAGGACAAGGTGCAGTTCCTGGACACGCTGGGCGCGAAGGCGCGGCTCACCTACGACATGGGGGCGGTGCGCTGGCTGGTGCAGTCCTCCATCCGCGGGCTCGTCGCGGACAGCGGGCCGGAGCAGGGCAACATCATCACCGGCTGGAGCCTGCGCGAGAGCGGCCGCGGCAACCACTACGCGGGCCAGCTGGGCGCGGCGCTGCAGTTCGGCGTCATCCAGGTGTCGCCGAACCTCCTGTACCAGAAGCCGCTCGTGGGGCCGAACCCCACCATCCCGGACGCGTACGACCCGGCCTCCGGCCAGTACTACGCGGGCGTGCGGCCGCGCAGCGTGCTGTCGGACGCGTTCAGCGTGCTGGACAACCGGGAGACGCTGGGCGGCGAGCTGCTCATCACCTTCGACCCGACGCCGGGCACCTGGTTCTGGTCGTGGGACCGCGACATGCGCGAGGACGCGCCGTTCGCGGCGGGCCTGGACATCGTCTACCGCCACCAGCCCACGTCGCGTGATGCGGGCATCGCCATCCTCGCGGACGGCAGCACCATCGCCTTCGGCAGCGCGCCGGTGGCCCGCGACGAGTGGGAGACGTCCCTGCGCCTGGTGGGCAACCCCAGCCAGCGCCTGCGCCTGTACGGCACGGCCTTCGTGGGCAGCAACCAGTCCTCCGGCGAGGACAGCCGGCAGATCCACCGCTTCGGCCTGGACGGGTCGGTGCTCTACGACACGCTGCTGCTGGCGGCCCAGCTGCACTTCAACGACTGGGGTCCGTACGACTACCACCGCGTCTTCAACCTCACCTACCCGGTGCAGCTGGGCGGGGACCTGTCCTACGGGTTGAAGAAGCCGGTGCTGGGCGCGGTGTCCACGCGCTTCGGTCTGCGCGGGCTGGTTCGCATGCTGGATGAGTACTCGGAGGGCCTCAACGACCGGGGCATTACCGAGGGCCTGAAGGGTCGCGAGTACGAGGTGGGCGCGTATGCCATCCTTTCTCTCTGA